Proteins found in one Terriglobia bacterium genomic segment:
- a CDS encoding FAD-binding oxidoreductase: protein MTLSLWLDTRHVPRPRLEGNQTADAVILGAGMTGIGLAYFLAEQRLETVVVEGETVAGGATGRNLGLLVSGLGEHYARSVAFWGRNQAAAIMRLHLENHGILASLADRHGIECGYRRSGSYAVGIDSEEEEELRRSSLLLREDGFECAFLEAADMNRALGGRGFCGGIHNPLDGVVDPVRLIRGLARQAEKAGGRILERSPIRSVDRAGTGWIVRSPHGSLSAPLLFLACNAWLPQIYGRVTVKPVRGQCCALAAPSAVLPDIACIANYGAEYWRRAGEHGIFGGFRRLGSSAEEGYQDSVSDVIQSALQRFVRAHFPGLDHAPVTHRWSGVMAFTPDGLPIVGGIPGEDGLYVAGGYTGHGFGYAFLAARWLTALTVERRDEISPLCRIDRPMRSSPALTEI, encoded by the coding sequence ATGACGCTCTCCCTGTGGCTCGACACCCGGCACGTGCCGCGCCCGCGCCTTGAAGGGAATCAAACTGCAGATGCAGTGATCCTGGGGGCGGGTATGACCGGCATCGGGCTGGCGTACTTCCTTGCGGAGCAGCGGCTCGAGACCGTGGTGGTAGAAGGCGAGACCGTGGCCGGCGGGGCAACGGGGCGCAACCTGGGTCTTCTGGTGAGCGGCCTCGGCGAGCACTACGCGCGCAGCGTGGCATTCTGGGGACGGAACCAGGCGGCCGCGATCATGCGCCTGCATCTCGAGAATCACGGCATTCTCGCCTCACTGGCAGACCGCCACGGCATCGAGTGCGGCTACCGTCGCAGTGGCAGTTACGCCGTCGGGATCGATAGCGAGGAAGAAGAGGAGTTGCGCCGCAGCAGCCTGCTTCTGCGGGAAGACGGCTTCGAGTGCGCCTTCCTGGAGGCGGCGGACATGAATCGCGCCCTGGGCGGTCGCGGTTTCTGCGGCGGAATTCATAACCCGCTGGACGGCGTTGTCGATCCGGTACGCCTCATTCGCGGCCTTGCGCGCCAGGCCGAGAAGGCCGGAGGGCGCATCCTGGAGAGGAGCCCCATCCGGAGCGTCGACAGGGCGGGCACCGGCTGGATTGTGCGCTCGCCCCACGGCTCCCTTTCCGCACCGCTCCTGTTTCTTGCCTGCAATGCCTGGCTGCCGCAGATTTACGGTAGAGTTACTGTCAAACCGGTGCGCGGACAATGCTGCGCGCTTGCCGCTCCAAGCGCGGTTCTCCCCGACATCGCCTGCATCGCCAACTATGGAGCGGAGTACTGGCGGCGGGCAGGCGAACACGGTATCTTCGGCGGATTCCGGCGCCTCGGAAGCTCCGCTGAGGAGGGTTATCAGGATAGTGTCAGCGACGTCATTCAGTCCGCGTTGCAGAGGTTCGTGCGCGCGCATTTCCCGGGCCTGGATCATGCTCCAGTGACGCACCGGTGGTCAGGAGTCATGGCCTTCACGCCCGACGGCCTCCCCATCGTGGGTGGGATTCCGGGCGAGGATGGGCTCTATGTGGCAGGCGGATATACCGGCCATGGGTTTGGCTACGCTTTCCTGGCGGCGCGCTGGCTCACGGCCCTGACCGTTGAGCGGCGGGACGAGATTTCGCCATTGTGCCGCATCGACCGCCCGATGCGCTCCAGTCCGGCGCTCACCGAAATCTGA
- a CDS encoding 6-carboxytetrahydropterin synthase, which translates to MKLGVIEYIDCAHYLPGHKKCGTLHGHTYRIEVTIEGENKTGMIIDFGDLKGLLREAISLYDHRSFNDFLEYPSVENICEMIHRKLGEHLHLPFAVRVWEGKGKWAEMG; encoded by the coding sequence ATGAAACTGGGTGTCATTGAGTACATTGATTGCGCACACTATCTGCCCGGGCATAAAAAATGCGGCACCTTGCACGGCCACACTTACAGGATTGAAGTGACCATCGAGGGGGAGAACAAGACGGGGATGATCATCGACTTCGGTGACCTCAAGGGGCTGCTGCGCGAAGCCATCAGCCTTTATGACCACAGATCATTCAACGATTTCCTCGAATATCCCTCGGTCGAAAATATTTGTGAGATGATTCATCGCAAGCTCGGCGAGCACCTGCACCTGCCTTTTGCTGTCAGGGTCTGGGAAGGCAAGGGAAAGTGGGCGGAGATGGGATGA
- a CDS encoding 7-cyano-7-deazaguanine synthase: MRAIVLLSGGVDSAVALYWARSQNWDIFALEFEYYERPERERRSCRDLCTHAGISNRIVAPIQFIREISDIPAPELANPALARAPQGYIPLRNLIFYSLSGYHAEILGARHIVGGHNRTDCESFPDAGKPFWEQLNQIFKIAIWSHSEVQTEIILPLIDMGKAEVVRLGSELRVPFELTWSCYFNADCPCGACASCLERAEAFAAAGLD; the protein is encoded by the coding sequence TTGCGAGCTATTGTCCTGCTATCGGGGGGGGTGGATTCGGCCGTAGCTTTGTACTGGGCTCGATCTCAGAACTGGGACATTTTCGCGCTCGAGTTCGAATATTACGAGCGCCCTGAACGAGAGCGCAGATCGTGCCGGGATCTGTGCACGCATGCGGGCATATCCAATCGGATTGTGGCGCCCATCCAGTTCATCCGCGAGATCAGCGATATTCCCGCTCCAGAACTGGCGAATCCCGCATTGGCGCGCGCTCCCCAGGGATATATCCCACTCCGCAACCTGATCTTTTATTCCCTGTCCGGCTACCATGCCGAAATTCTCGGCGCGCGTCACATCGTCGGCGGCCATAACCGAACCGACTGCGAGAGCTTTCCCGATGCAGGAAAACCCTTTTGGGAACAGCTCAATCAGATCTTCAAGATCGCGATCTGGAGCCACTCTGAGGTGCAGACGGAGATCATCCTTCCGCTTATCGATATGGGAAAGGCCGAAGTCGTGCGGTTGGGCTCCGAACTCCGTGTCCCTTTCGAGTTGACCTGGAGCTGTTACTTCAATGCCGACTGTCCTTGCGGCGCCTGCGCATCCTGCCTGGAGCGCGCAGAAGCATTCGCCGCCGCCGGACTCGATTGA
- the tig gene encoding trigger factor — translation MSLEIVDVSSCKKSLVAEVPAEQVEEEIGKLARKYAQQAKVPGFRPGKVPLNIIRQRFNADLRSDVTQEIISRTWKQAVAERSLQPLAEPVVEKVDAEAGQPLKFVVSFEVMPEVKVTDYKGVSITTAPAAVHDADVAAALESLRNEHAQFVPVENAEVHDGHYLTVTLDGEFEGGGKPIHEEDVNLIVGAPQTNREFSASLQGARVDEVRSFDVAYPEDYRQKRLAGKRVHYQVKIKDIKEKQVAELNDDFARDVGSASLEELRSRTRDELVTKAKQAAEEKARETVLDQIVQRLSFDIPESLVREELEDNARRIAANLARQGIDVSKTSIDWKKVFDEERPFAEKSVRHRMVLDAIARQEQIEVTEQEVDAEFQKMAERGGKSAAAMRAQFEKDQRLQAFRMYLLQNKALDFIYRNANISEG, via the coding sequence TTGAGTTTAGAAATTGTCGACGTAAGCAGCTGCAAAAAGAGTCTGGTGGCCGAAGTGCCGGCGGAACAGGTTGAGGAAGAAATCGGCAAGCTGGCCCGAAAGTACGCCCAGCAGGCCAAAGTACCCGGATTTCGTCCCGGCAAAGTGCCGTTGAACATCATCAGGCAGCGGTTTAACGCGGACCTGCGCAGCGACGTGACCCAGGAGATCATCAGCCGGACATGGAAGCAGGCCGTCGCGGAGCGCAGTCTCCAGCCTCTGGCGGAACCCGTGGTCGAAAAGGTGGACGCCGAGGCCGGCCAGCCGCTGAAGTTCGTGGTGTCCTTCGAGGTCATGCCTGAGGTAAAAGTTACTGATTACAAAGGTGTTAGCATAACAACAGCCCCGGCGGCGGTTCATGATGCCGATGTCGCCGCAGCCCTGGAAAGCCTCAGGAATGAGCATGCTCAGTTTGTTCCGGTGGAGAACGCCGAAGTTCATGACGGTCACTACCTTACCGTCACCCTCGATGGTGAGTTCGAGGGAGGGGGAAAGCCCATTCATGAAGAGGACGTAAACTTGATTGTCGGCGCTCCCCAGACCAATCGCGAGTTCTCAGCGAGCCTGCAGGGCGCCCGGGTTGACGAAGTGCGGTCTTTCGACGTGGCCTATCCAGAGGACTATCGCCAGAAACGACTGGCCGGCAAACGGGTGCATTATCAGGTTAAAATCAAGGATATAAAGGAGAAACAGGTCGCGGAACTCAACGACGACTTCGCGCGCGATGTCGGGTCTGCGAGCCTGGAGGAGCTGCGCAGCCGGACCCGGGATGAATTGGTAACGAAGGCCAAACAAGCTGCCGAAGAGAAGGCAAGAGAAACGGTCTTGGATCAGATTGTCCAACGCCTCTCCTTTGACATCCCGGAAAGTCTTGTGCGGGAGGAGCTGGAGGACAATGCCCGGAGGATTGCGGCCAATCTGGCACGTCAGGGCATCGATGTAAGCAAGACTTCCATCGATTGGAAGAAGGTTTTCGACGAAGAAAGGCCTTTCGCCGAGAAATCGGTTCGTCACCGGATGGTGCTGGATGCCATTGCTCGCCAGGAGCAAATCGAGGTAACTGAGCAGGAGGTCGACGCCGAGTTCCAGAAGATGGCGGAAAGGGGCGGCAAATCGGCTGCAGCGATGCGGGCCCAGTTCGAAAAGGATCAACGCCTGCAGGCATTTAGGATGTATTTGCTGCAAAACAAGGCGCTTGATTTCATCTATCGCAATGCTAATATTAGCGAGGGGTGA